In Microvenator marinus, one genomic interval encodes:
- a CDS encoding DUF1501 domain-containing protein codes for MSDEKKGLNRRSFLKSVGIATAASATVGVPHIWVPKTAYAQTDARASVKHIIYIRLNGGFRFTAAFNGRVAERYNPWGLARNLPEGTEWGPSELLARAPWLEGEEGATRQELGMRSVAAISDDILIAPCVDHEPTSGSADGNHNSGLQRFNTGYAGNSTGIMTMINYGLRDRVPEDPEGVILPAFVLGGGGMSNGSGKYAGYRPPVLQDGFSGFGFDAARALPEWAKRMSDDLDQRIYNRVHPQSRFPVDAYIQSREATKRYAEIFNDPRLNVGQNSDEPMDGLSNNQLRLLLGGGGTARNVMLALRLFHFGCPAIFMNQGGYDMHSGEEEGLPPRMNELNQLVSGLHTALKLMEHPSGGTYWDHTVVVLGSEFGRTARGGRFNSARGSDHGGDNSTRWMSMPFMGGIFNEAGTAGRTFGETLAEDLKASGQVYSYRSVMKTMMDWLGCDHSEFFPADQPFGDFTR; via the coding sequence ATGAGTGACGAGAAAAAAGGACTAAACCGGCGGTCGTTTCTAAAAAGTGTAGGAATCGCCACAGCAGCCTCCGCGACCGTGGGTGTGCCCCATATCTGGGTCCCGAAGACCGCCTACGCCCAGACTGACGCGCGTGCTTCGGTCAAACATATCATCTACATCCGCCTCAACGGTGGGTTTCGCTTTACTGCTGCCTTTAACGGTCGGGTAGCCGAGCGCTACAACCCGTGGGGACTCGCCCGAAACTTGCCTGAGGGCACCGAATGGGGCCCATCGGAGCTTTTGGCGCGCGCACCGTGGCTCGAAGGCGAGGAGGGTGCGACACGTCAGGAACTTGGAATGCGGAGCGTAGCGGCCATTTCGGACGATATTCTCATCGCCCCATGTGTTGACCACGAGCCCACGTCCGGCAGTGCGGACGGAAACCACAACTCTGGGTTGCAACGCTTCAACACTGGGTATGCGGGCAATTCCACCGGCATCATGACCATGATCAACTACGGGCTTCGTGACCGAGTTCCCGAGGACCCTGAAGGCGTGATCTTGCCAGCGTTTGTGCTGGGTGGTGGCGGAATGTCTAATGGGTCCGGCAAGTACGCGGGCTACAGGCCTCCGGTCCTTCAAGACGGGTTTTCGGGCTTTGGGTTCGACGCGGCTCGTGCGCTCCCCGAGTGGGCGAAACGCATGTCAGACGACCTCGACCAGCGCATCTACAACCGGGTACACCCGCAGTCCAGGTTCCCAGTGGACGCTTATATTCAGTCGCGAGAGGCCACCAAACGCTACGCTGAGATTTTCAACGATCCACGTCTCAACGTCGGGCAAAACTCGGACGAGCCGATGGATGGCTTGAGCAACAACCAGCTCAGACTGCTCCTCGGTGGCGGCGGCACGGCTCGAAATGTGATGCTGGCGCTGCGCCTCTTCCACTTCGGCTGCCCGGCGATTTTCATGAATCAGGGCGGCTACGATATGCACTCGGGCGAAGAAGAAGGGCTGCCTCCGCGGATGAACGAGCTCAATCAGCTCGTCAGCGGACTGCATACGGCCTTGAAACTCATGGAACACCCAAGCGGCGGGACCTATTGGGACCACACCGTGGTGGTGCTTGGCAGTGAGTTTGGACGAACTGCGCGAGGCGGGAGATTCAACTCAGCCCGCGGGAGCGATCACGGTGGAGACAACTCCACGCGCTGGATGTCGATGCCGTTTATGGGCGGGATCTTTAACGAAGCTGGCACGGCAGGGCGTACGTTCGGCGAGACGCTCGCAGAGGACCTAAAAGCCTCTGGGCAAGTCTACTCGTATCGATCGGTGATGAAGACCATGATGGATTGGCTCGGCTGCGATCACTCAGAGTTCTTCCCGGCAGACCAGCCGTTTGGGGATTTCACGCGATGA
- the bioB gene encoding biotin synthase BioB, with translation MEFSQIADKIIEGQDISREEAQRVVRSSDAELLDVLAAAFKVRQHFHGKAVKVHVLQNAKSGVCPEDCKFCSQSLKNNSEVPQYGMQTVNDLVSGARRAAEMGASTYCMVTSTRGPSSNEIKVVCEAVRQIKSEFPTMGICTSLGLLKPGQAEALAEAGVNRYNHNVESSKRHFETVVSTHKWEDRVATVKAAKNAGLEACCGGILGMGEDSDDWVEMAFALKEIGVESVPLNFLDPRPGTPLGESKRMSPNDCLRALAMFRMVNPKSDLRVAGGREVTLQHMQPLSLFAANSIFTNGYLTTPGAAPSDDMQMIVNAGFEPFVANLS, from the coding sequence ATGGAATTTTCACAAATCGCCGATAAGATCATCGAAGGTCAGGATATCAGCCGCGAGGAGGCCCAGCGCGTGGTGCGGTCTTCGGATGCAGAGCTTTTGGATGTTCTTGCGGCCGCGTTTAAGGTCAGACAGCATTTCCACGGTAAAGCGGTCAAGGTGCACGTTCTGCAAAACGCAAAGTCTGGCGTTTGCCCAGAAGACTGCAAGTTTTGCTCGCAATCGCTCAAGAATAACAGCGAAGTCCCACAATACGGCATGCAGACGGTAAATGACCTTGTGAGCGGCGCACGCCGTGCAGCCGAGATGGGAGCTTCTACCTACTGTATGGTAACGAGCACCCGCGGGCCTTCGTCCAATGAGATCAAAGTAGTTTGTGAGGCTGTTCGCCAGATCAAATCAGAGTTCCCCACCATGGGAATCTGCACGTCTTTGGGCCTTTTGAAGCCCGGTCAAGCGGAGGCGCTCGCCGAGGCCGGCGTCAACCGCTACAACCACAACGTCGAATCCTCAAAACGCCACTTTGAGACCGTGGTGTCCACACATAAATGGGAAGACCGCGTGGCTACCGTCAAAGCCGCCAAGAATGCGGGACTCGAGGCCTGTTGCGGTGGAATCCTTGGTATGGGCGAGGACTCCGATGATTGGGTTGAAATGGCGTTTGCGCTCAAGGAGATTGGCGTGGAGTCAGTTCCGCTGAATTTCCTCGATCCTCGGCCTGGAACGCCGCTTGGTGAGAGCAAGAGGATGTCTCCGAACGATTGTTTACGCGCGCTCGCCATGTTTCGCATGGTGAATCCGAAGTCGGACTTGCGCGTGGCAGGTGGCCGTGAAGTCACGCTCCAGCACATGCAGCCGCTCTCACTTTTCGCGGCGAATTCTATTTTTACGAATGGCTATCTCACCACGCCGGGGGCCGCGCCTTCGGACGATATGCAAATGATTGTGAACGCTGGATTTGAGCCTTTTGTCGCCAATCTGAGCTGA
- a CDS encoding pyridoxal phosphate-dependent aminotransferase: protein MSEAARHGYHPDSPDWTNFGQGQPEASEIPGAPPRVRHVDILDEDHEYSAVAGLWELREAVAEYYNREFRRGMPSQYSAENVAISAGGRTGLTRVVASLGSIHLGHFLPDYTAYEELLDIFKFFTPIPILLDPDRAYDFSRDELEREIAGRGLSALLLSNPCNPTGKVIQGETLRSWVSTARKLDCTMILDEFYSHYVWTGDPMEGFREVTAARFVENVDEDPVVIINGLTKNWRYPGWRVSWTLGPKSVIDRVSSAGSFLDGGATRPMQRAAIQMLGEDHVREEIAAIQARFRHKRALLLGRLSSMGIRTDCAPDGTFYVWGRLDALPPALRDGMDFFKKALEVGCICVPGEFFDVNPGRRRADRMSRFKGHVRFSFGPREENLVGGLDRLEAMIRSHS, encoded by the coding sequence ATGAGCGAGGCTGCGCGCCACGGCTACCACCCTGATTCACCGGATTGGACCAATTTTGGCCAAGGGCAGCCTGAAGCTAGCGAAATCCCAGGGGCTCCGCCTCGTGTCCGCCACGTTGACATCTTGGACGAAGACCACGAATACTCCGCCGTTGCTGGACTCTGGGAGCTACGCGAGGCTGTGGCCGAGTACTACAACCGCGAATTCCGGCGCGGCATGCCTTCGCAATACAGCGCGGAGAACGTGGCGATCTCGGCCGGAGGTCGAACGGGATTAACCCGCGTGGTTGCATCACTTGGGAGCATTCACCTCGGCCATTTCCTGCCCGACTACACCGCCTACGAAGAACTTCTGGATATCTTCAAGTTCTTCACGCCAATCCCAATCCTTTTGGACCCTGACCGCGCCTACGATTTCTCACGTGACGAACTCGAGCGCGAAATCGCCGGACGCGGCCTATCTGCCTTGCTCCTCTCGAACCCGTGCAACCCCACCGGCAAGGTGATCCAGGGCGAAACGTTGCGCTCGTGGGTCTCCACGGCCCGAAAGCTCGATTGCACCATGATTCTAGACGAGTTCTACAGCCACTACGTCTGGACCGGCGACCCGATGGAGGGATTCCGTGAGGTCACGGCCGCGCGCTTTGTCGAGAACGTTGACGAAGACCCCGTGGTCATCATCAACGGTCTGACCAAGAACTGGCGCTACCCAGGCTGGCGAGTGTCTTGGACGCTCGGCCCGAAATCAGTCATCGACCGCGTCTCCAGCGCTGGCTCTTTCTTGGACGGAGGTGCCACCCGGCCCATGCAACGCGCAGCGATTCAGATGCTCGGCGAAGACCACGTACGCGAAGAAATCGCAGCAATTCAAGCGAGGTTCCGGCATAAACGCGCCCTCTTGCTAGGTCGGCTAAGCTCCATGGGGATCCGCACAGACTGCGCGCCCGACGGCACATTCTACGTCTGGGGGCGGCTCGACGCTCTGCCCCCAGCGCTAAGAGACGGCATGGACTTCTTCAAGAAGGCACTCGAAGTCGGCTGCATTTGCGTGCCTGGCGAGTTCTTCGACGTTAATCCAGGACGGCGACGCGCCGACCGAATGTCGCGCTTCAAAGGTCATGTTCGCTTTAGTTTTGGCCCTCGGGAAGAAAACCTCGTGGGAGGTCTCGACCGGCTCGAGGCCATGATTCGAAGCCACTCCTGA
- a CDS encoding c-type cytochrome domain-containing protein → MKKIKIGILFGVVGLWACGPDFTEAGLGTEIPFTPNRPTLPEGEAVEPYTGGDPYVVGAQERFRTGLDVHRKIVWRTCTPNDGVCHNQKEYPDLHTPANFVAAINAPCNVQPGEPASVYDRCERPGDRFRLNRDDFGAGIEVAWIQNISGEETTDEEEITRESQGFHVELRAPIPGDNDEIWAQAQFIRTTDNDGDIVFAQFETRWRVLEDRKHLVGEVRNYQNERAAELARVGIREGDANRNGIFGADENPIVPMINPGNPEESYLIARVRGEMLGERVPGSRMPLANQPLDISEMLALFCYIEGIPTDGNVDLASAVDYKNCSYSEDPGSLNLLGEGVTWSSRVSKILEANCGGCHNSVNPDADLDLLSESAYERLLEPSTQKPELNLVVPGDYENSYLWHKIAGDPDIVGLPMPYNPLTGEGSLTQAELGDIQTWIANGAQKDQ, encoded by the coding sequence ATGAAGAAGATCAAGATCGGAATTCTCTTCGGGGTGGTTGGACTTTGGGCGTGTGGGCCGGACTTCACGGAAGCTGGGCTTGGAACCGAGATCCCCTTCACACCAAACAGACCTACACTTCCCGAAGGCGAGGCTGTTGAGCCTTACACCGGGGGCGACCCCTACGTGGTAGGCGCGCAGGAAAGGTTCAGGACAGGGTTGGACGTACACCGGAAAATTGTCTGGCGAACCTGCACGCCGAACGACGGTGTTTGCCATAACCAGAAAGAGTATCCAGACCTGCATACCCCTGCGAACTTTGTGGCCGCCATCAACGCTCCGTGCAACGTGCAGCCGGGAGAACCTGCGTCGGTATACGACCGTTGCGAGCGGCCAGGGGATAGATTTCGTCTAAATCGCGATGATTTTGGTGCAGGAATCGAGGTGGCGTGGATTCAGAATATCTCCGGTGAGGAAACGACCGATGAGGAAGAGATTACGCGTGAATCACAAGGGTTCCACGTTGAGCTGCGCGCGCCAATCCCTGGCGATAACGACGAGATTTGGGCGCAGGCTCAGTTCATCCGTACCACGGACAATGATGGAGATATCGTTTTCGCGCAGTTTGAGACCCGCTGGCGCGTCCTGGAAGACCGCAAGCATCTGGTCGGCGAGGTGCGAAATTATCAGAATGAACGCGCCGCTGAGCTCGCGAGGGTAGGGATTCGTGAGGGTGATGCCAATCGTAACGGGATCTTTGGGGCGGACGAGAATCCGATTGTTCCGATGATCAATCCCGGAAACCCGGAAGAAAGTTATCTTATCGCCAGAGTGAGGGGAGAGATGCTTGGAGAGCGCGTTCCCGGCTCGAGGATGCCTCTCGCGAATCAGCCCTTGGATATCTCCGAAATGCTCGCGCTATTTTGCTATATCGAAGGCATTCCAACGGACGGAAACGTAGACCTCGCCTCGGCTGTGGACTACAAAAACTGTTCGTATTCGGAAGACCCGGGGAGCTTGAATCTCTTGGGTGAAGGGGTGACTTGGTCAAGCCGTGTCTCGAAGATTTTGGAGGCGAATTGCGGTGGTTGTCATAATAGCGTCAATCCGGATGCGGACCTCGATCTGCTCTCTGAAAGTGCTTACGAGCGGCTTCTTGAGCCTTCGACCCAAAAGCCTGAGCTAAACCTCGTTGTGCCGGGCGATTACGAGAATAGCTACCTCTGGCACAAGATCGCCGGAGACCCAGATATTGTGGGGCTGCCCATGCCTTATAACCCGCTTACGGGCGAAGGCTCACTCACACAGGCCGAGCTCGGCGATATCCAGACCTGGATCGCGAACGGAGCCCAAAAAGACCAGTAG
- the bioD gene encoding dethiobiotin synthase: MGRVLVISGTDTEVGKTFVGAALVRRLVDQGFDTLAVKPVESGVGAEVGEGEDGVILAAAARQKSPTQALQRLRAPIAPPDAADLEKVKLEFDKWVGQIRGWAKMHDLVVVEGAGGLLSPLTWTQTALSLAERLDARVLLVASDKLGTINHTLLCMEVLERHNVELAGIVLSAPRDVDRSTGRNLAALAKFTGFRRMTSVPGMDSWERAAPIMDVVIPWIFEDIS, translated from the coding sequence ATGGGACGCGTGCTGGTCATTTCAGGGACAGACACCGAGGTTGGAAAGACCTTTGTCGGTGCGGCTCTGGTGCGACGTCTGGTGGATCAGGGGTTTGACACCCTCGCGGTCAAGCCCGTGGAGTCTGGCGTTGGGGCAGAAGTGGGCGAGGGCGAGGACGGCGTGATTTTGGCGGCGGCCGCAAGGCAGAAGTCCCCCACGCAGGCGCTCCAACGGCTTCGAGCGCCTATCGCGCCGCCGGACGCCGCGGACCTGGAAAAGGTAAAGCTCGAGTTTGATAAGTGGGTGGGGCAGATACGTGGTTGGGCAAAAATGCACGACCTCGTTGTGGTCGAGGGGGCTGGCGGGCTTCTTTCGCCGCTGACTTGGACGCAAACCGCGCTCTCGCTGGCGGAGCGACTCGATGCGCGAGTTCTTCTCGTGGCTTCGGACAAACTCGGGACAATCAATCATACGCTCCTCTGCATGGAAGTCTTGGAGCGGCACAACGTTGAGCTCGCTGGAATCGTGCTCTCGGCCCCGCGTGACGTGGACAGGTCGACCGGCCGAAACCTTGCTGCACTTGCAAAGTTCACGGGCTTTCGGCGGATGACCAGCGTGCCCGGGATGGACTCGTGGGAGCGTGCCGCACCGATTATGGACGTGGTAATTCCATGGATCTTTGAGGATATCTCGTGA
- the bioA gene encoding adenosylmethionine--8-amino-7-oxononanoate transaminase produces MKIPNQETLQAWDDQHVWHPFTPHSVFREEEPLMVVSGEGNYLIDIEGRRLLDGVSSIWCNTFGHRNARIDAAIKEQMERISHATMLGNSTVPATILGKRLADLAPGDLTRVFYSDNGSTACEIALKMAYQYMHQRPDPKPEKKKFLALSNAYNGDTLGAVSVGGIDLFHERFRTLLFDVLRGPSPYAYRCDSCQGLSACGGGCLSEMERLMRAHAHELVGVIIEPGMQGAGGIITYPEGFLKGVRALCDELDILLICDEVAVGIGRSGYMFASEREGVVPDFICVAKMLTGGYIPVAATLTSEKVFEAFLGRPELGRTFFHGHTFTGNPLGCAAALAVLDIFEEENVLERLREVTIPKFEERLKALAHPNIGSVRSYGLGAGIELVADASTRRSFASSERRGMKVCRRARDLGVFLRPLSDVIVLMPPLSITNDEIDLLFDAVEKSIQNEFQG; encoded by the coding sequence ATGAAAATTCCAAATCAGGAAACACTGCAGGCGTGGGACGACCAACACGTCTGGCATCCTTTTACCCCTCATTCTGTGTTTCGAGAGGAAGAGCCCCTGATGGTGGTTTCCGGTGAAGGAAATTACTTAATCGATATCGAAGGGCGGCGCCTGCTTGATGGTGTGAGCTCCATCTGGTGCAACACCTTCGGACACAGAAACGCCCGGATCGATGCGGCGATCAAAGAGCAAATGGAACGGATTTCTCACGCGACGATGCTCGGAAACTCCACCGTTCCGGCTACGATCTTGGGCAAAAGATTGGCCGATCTTGCGCCGGGCGACCTGACGCGTGTGTTCTATTCCGACAACGGGTCGACGGCCTGTGAGATCGCGCTCAAGATGGCGTATCAATACATGCACCAGCGGCCGGATCCTAAACCGGAGAAGAAGAAGTTTCTGGCGCTTTCGAATGCGTACAACGGCGATACTCTCGGTGCGGTTTCTGTGGGTGGAATCGATCTCTTTCACGAACGCTTCAGAACGCTTTTGTTCGACGTTCTGAGAGGTCCGTCACCCTATGCGTACCGGTGCGACTCATGTCAGGGGTTGAGCGCCTGTGGAGGCGGCTGCCTGTCAGAGATGGAACGCCTCATGCGTGCGCATGCCCACGAGTTGGTCGGTGTGATTATCGAGCCTGGGATGCAAGGAGCTGGCGGCATTATCACGTACCCTGAGGGCTTTCTTAAGGGTGTGCGTGCTCTCTGCGATGAGCTCGATATTTTGCTGATTTGCGATGAGGTCGCCGTTGGAATCGGCCGGTCCGGGTACATGTTTGCTTCGGAGCGAGAGGGCGTGGTTCCAGACTTCATTTGTGTAGCGAAGATGCTCACAGGTGGCTACATTCCCGTCGCAGCTACGCTCACGTCCGAGAAGGTTTTTGAGGCATTTCTCGGGCGCCCGGAGCTTGGTCGAACCTTCTTTCATGGCCATACATTCACGGGAAATCCACTCGGCTGTGCGGCAGCGCTCGCGGTCTTGGATATTTTTGAAGAGGAGAATGTGCTCGAGCGACTGCGCGAAGTCACCATTCCTAAATTTGAGGAGCGTCTCAAAGCCCTTGCCCACCCGAATATTGGGAGCGTGCGCTCGTACGGGCTAGGTGCGGGTATCGAACTTGTGGCGGACGCTTCGACCCGCCGCTCGTTTGCGTCGTCTGAGCGGCGAGGAATGAAGGTATGTAGGCGCGCTCGAGATTTGGGTGTGTTCCTGCGGCCGTTGTCGGACGTGATCGTTTTGATGCCGCCACTCTCCATCACAAACGACGAGATTGACTTGCTCTTTGATGCCGTGGAAAAGAGCATCCAAAACGAATTCCAAGGGTAG
- a CDS encoding fused MFS/spermidine synthase: MKPAILFSFTIFISAFLLFFVQPLAGRMLLPTFGGSAIVWNASMMFFQALLLLGYIYAHFSIKRLGAKNQSKLHIALMIAAAVFLPLSIAPEAPQWDASPALFVIQTLLVSIGLPFFVLSASAPMLQSWYFSSDAPDAEDPYWLYVASNIGSLLALLTYPFLIEPFLSINEQKWVWTGGYALLVLSVFGASFFVKKAPAAEVTATAQTSSSWAERGLWTLLAFVPSSALLGYTAHITTDISAIPLFWVVPLALYMLSFVIVFARRQWIPSSVWVWLAFAALVPSAYAILLALLEPVGLLLGIQLFSLFTLSVAFHAILVDRKPSASNLTDFYVWMSVGGMLGGVFNTLVAPAIFDRMYELPITLALAFLLLSMHLPRPKFEPPSVSIGKAVRAKGMQTAFSVLVLATAAVGFVTYMQSVDEVFEFTNTMLLIGILTPFALWFVHPILAGFAAATVCMVLPMGYQHQNILMQMRSPYAIHEVREFSSSVGQFHSLYHGRIQHGVQATHPELSRLPLSYYHTSSPIGEVMAIREDFYDVTPVAVLGLGIGTMATYVRPGMEMTFFEIDPQIEKIARDAEYFTYLERCGEQCKVVLGDARLSLQEQPKGKYGLLVLDAYSSDAVPVHLLSKEAIELYMSLLRPGGYMLFHVSNRYVNVRQIVVNTAAELGYVSYFQDHWPRETKLEELMVNSSEWVMVGRNKKDLELQIFDPRWEEQEPDGRPAWTDDWANLWVYMAW; this comes from the coding sequence ATGAAACCCGCCATCCTCTTTAGCTTCACAATCTTCATAAGCGCGTTTCTGCTCTTCTTTGTTCAGCCGCTTGCCGGTCGAATGTTGCTGCCGACGTTCGGGGGTAGCGCGATCGTTTGGAACGCATCGATGATGTTTTTTCAGGCGCTCTTGCTTTTGGGCTACATCTACGCGCACTTTTCCATCAAACGCCTTGGAGCAAAGAACCAATCAAAACTCCATATCGCGCTCATGATCGCGGCGGCGGTGTTTCTGCCGCTCAGCATTGCGCCTGAGGCCCCGCAATGGGACGCGTCGCCAGCACTCTTCGTCATCCAGACGCTTTTGGTTTCGATCGGTCTACCGTTCTTCGTGCTTTCGGCGTCGGCGCCCATGCTGCAGAGTTGGTATTTCTCATCTGACGCTCCAGATGCCGAAGACCCTTATTGGCTCTACGTCGCGAGCAATATCGGAAGTCTACTCGCGCTATTGACCTACCCGTTCTTGATCGAGCCCTTTCTAAGCATCAATGAGCAAAAATGGGTTTGGACTGGCGGATACGCCCTCTTGGTGCTCTCGGTTTTTGGTGCATCATTCTTCGTCAAGAAAGCGCCAGCCGCAGAGGTCACTGCAACCGCACAAACCTCGTCTTCTTGGGCCGAACGCGGACTCTGGACGCTCTTGGCCTTTGTCCCGTCGAGCGCCTTGCTTGGCTACACAGCCCATATCACCACGGACATCTCGGCCATTCCTCTCTTCTGGGTGGTGCCACTCGCCCTCTACATGCTCTCGTTCGTCATCGTTTTTGCGAGGCGACAGTGGATCCCAAGTTCAGTCTGGGTCTGGCTAGCTTTTGCGGCGTTAGTGCCGTCGGCATACGCTATTTTGCTGGCATTGCTCGAGCCGGTTGGGCTCTTGTTGGGGATTCAGCTCTTCTCCCTATTTACGCTCTCAGTCGCTTTCCACGCGATCCTTGTGGATCGCAAGCCGAGCGCCTCCAACCTCACGGACTTCTACGTCTGGATGTCTGTGGGCGGCATGCTCGGAGGCGTCTTCAACACGCTTGTGGCGCCAGCGATCTTCGACCGAATGTACGAACTCCCCATCACTCTGGCACTGGCCTTCTTGCTGCTCTCGATGCACCTCCCAAGGCCAAAGTTTGAGCCCCCGAGCGTATCGATCGGTAAGGCAGTGCGCGCCAAAGGCATGCAAACGGCTTTCAGTGTCTTGGTTCTGGCCACGGCAGCCGTGGGCTTTGTGACCTACATGCAAAGTGTGGACGAGGTCTTTGAGTTCACCAACACCATGCTACTCATCGGGATTCTGACACCCTTTGCGCTCTGGTTTGTACACCCAATCCTCGCGGGTTTTGCAGCTGCCACGGTTTGCATGGTTCTCCCGATGGGCTATCAACACCAAAACATCCTGATGCAGATGCGCTCGCCCTATGCCATCCACGAAGTACGCGAGTTTTCGAGCTCAGTCGGACAATTTCACTCGCTTTACCACGGCCGTATCCAACACGGTGTTCAGGCCACTCATCCCGAACTCTCAAGACTCCCGCTCTCCTACTACCATACGTCAAGCCCCATCGGCGAAGTCATGGCCATCCGAGAAGACTTCTACGACGTGACCCCGGTCGCCGTGCTCGGCCTTGGGATCGGCACCATGGCAACGTATGTGCGCCCCGGCATGGAGATGACCTTTTTCGAGATCGATCCTCAGATCGAAAAAATCGCGCGGGACGCCGAGTACTTCACGTACCTGGAGCGCTGTGGCGAACAATGCAAAGTGGTCCTTGGGGACGCGAGGCTTTCGCTCCAAGAGCAACCGAAGGGTAAGTACGGACTTCTGGTGCTCGATGCGTATTCGAGTGATGCCGTGCCGGTTCACCTGCTCTCCAAAGAAGCGATAGAGCTCTACATGAGCCTCCTGAGGCCCGGTGGGTACATGCTCTTTCATGTCTCGAATCGTTATGTAAATGTGCGCCAAATCGTGGTGAACACCGCGGCAGAACTAGGCTACGTCTCGTATTTCCAAGACCACTGGCCGCGAGAGACCAAACTCGAAGAACTCATGGTCAATTCGAGCGAATGGGTGATGGTCGGGCGTAATAAGAAGGACCTCGAACTACAGATTTTTGACCCACGATGGGAAGAACAAGAGCCCGACGGTCGGCCCGCATGGACGGATGACTGGGCCAACCTATGGGTATATATGGCGTGGTAG
- a CDS encoding aminotransferase class I/II-fold pyridoxal phosphate-dependent enzyme: MSWESWLTERLDEREKASLLRSTKVHDPTILDFSSNDYLGLSRHPLVVQALIDASSEGAGPRASPLVTGYTAAHASLESRIASLKGHENALLLSSGFSANLGVLSAFRNTPDLAVFSDELNHASIIDGLRLLKGRAAIHIYPHADVETLERLLAKSDAALKLVVTDGVFSMDGDLAPLPEIRALADSHGALLIVDDAHGTLVFGEKGGGVEEHFGVKADISIGTLSKAVGLLGGFAATSEKWRTLLLNEGRSYVYSTALPIPLVHASEVAIGLSDLTKLRARLWGNIERLKAARPELVVGGPIVPLILGDAQSALDAANRLRADGIGVVAIRPPTVPPGTARLRIALSATHSHADVQRLIESLPKPTPLQYPHGSTR, translated from the coding sequence GTGAGTTGGGAATCATGGCTTACCGAGCGGCTCGACGAGCGCGAGAAGGCTTCTTTGCTTCGCTCAACAAAGGTTCACGACCCCACAATTCTTGATTTTTCTTCAAACGATTATCTGGGACTCTCGCGCCATCCGTTGGTCGTTCAGGCGTTAATCGACGCGTCTTCCGAAGGGGCGGGGCCACGCGCTTCGCCGCTCGTGACCGGTTACACCGCTGCCCACGCCTCACTTGAAAGTCGAATCGCTTCTTTGAAGGGCCACGAGAATGCCTTGCTCTTGTCGTCCGGATTCTCGGCGAATCTAGGAGTGCTCTCGGCATTCAGAAATACGCCTGATCTCGCGGTTTTCTCAGACGAGCTTAACCACGCTTCGATTATCGACGGACTTCGTCTCCTGAAGGGTAGGGCAGCCATTCATATTTACCCGCACGCCGATGTGGAGACACTGGAAAGACTTTTGGCCAAGAGCGATGCCGCTCTAAAACTGGTGGTCACGGACGGAGTTTTCAGCATGGACGGGGACCTCGCGCCGCTTCCCGAGATTCGCGCCTTGGCTGATTCTCACGGTGCGCTCTTGATTGTGGACGATGCTCACGGAACTCTTGTGTTCGGTGAAAAAGGAGGGGGCGTCGAAGAACACTTCGGCGTCAAAGCCGATATCAGTATCGGTACTCTAAGCAAAGCTGTGGGGCTCTTGGGCGGATTCGCTGCGACATCGGAGAAATGGCGCACACTATTGCTCAACGAGGGCAGATCCTATGTCTACTCGACAGCGCTACCGATTCCGTTAGTGCACGCTTCCGAAGTCGCGATTGGCTTGAGTGACTTGACCAAACTCAGGGCCAGGCTTTGGGGAAATATCGAAAGGCTGAAGGCGGCCAGGCCTGAGCTCGTGGTCGGTGGCCCCATCGTTCCCTTGATTCTAGGTGACGCGCAAAGCGCCCTCGATGCGGCCAATCGTCTCAGAGCCGACGGGATCGGTGTGGTGGCGATTCGACCACCCACCGTTCCCCCTGGGACGGCGCGCCTTCGGATCGCTCTTTCGGCGACTCATTCCCATGCAGACGTTCAAAGACTGATAGAATCATTGCCAAAACCAACTCCTTTGCAGTATCCTCACGGCTCCACACGGTGA